From the Pseudomonas baltica genome, one window contains:
- a CDS encoding GDP-L-fucose synthase — MQQRPRVFVAGHRGMVGTAIVRQLEQQPIELITRTHAELDLINQADVEAFFAAERIDQVYLASAKVGGIHANNTFPAEFIYQNLMIEANVIQAAHRHGVDKLLFLGSSCIYPRDVPQPMREDALLTGVLESSNEPYAVAKIAGIKLCESYNRQYGRDYRSVMPTNLYGPHDNYHPENSHVIPALLRRFHEATQRGDEEVVIWGSGNPMREFLHVDDMAAASVHVMNLDRVTYDAHTSPMLSHINVGTGVDCTIRELAQTLVRVTEYTGRLSFDSSKPDGTPRKLMDVSRLTSLGWAARISLEDGLRDAYQWFVDNQQHARG, encoded by the coding sequence ATGCAGCAACGTCCACGCGTATTCGTCGCGGGTCACCGCGGGATGGTCGGTACGGCCATCGTGCGTCAGCTCGAACAGCAACCGATCGAACTGATCACTCGCACCCACGCTGAGCTCGACCTGATAAACCAGGCCGATGTCGAGGCGTTCTTCGCGGCCGAGCGTATCGATCAGGTTTATCTGGCCTCCGCCAAGGTCGGTGGCATCCACGCGAACAATACGTTCCCGGCCGAGTTCATCTACCAGAACCTGATGATCGAGGCCAACGTGATCCAGGCCGCCCACCGCCACGGCGTGGACAAACTGCTGTTCCTCGGCTCCTCGTGCATCTATCCGCGCGATGTCCCGCAGCCTATGCGTGAAGATGCGCTGCTGACCGGCGTACTGGAATCCAGCAACGAGCCCTATGCCGTGGCGAAGATCGCCGGGATCAAACTGTGCGAAAGCTACAACCGTCAGTACGGTCGCGATTATCGCAGCGTGATGCCGACCAATCTGTACGGGCCGCACGACAATTATCACCCCGAAAACAGCCATGTCATTCCCGCTCTGCTGCGTCGTTTTCATGAAGCGACGCAACGCGGCGACGAGGAAGTGGTGATCTGGGGCAGTGGCAACCCGATGCGTGAATTCCTGCACGTCGACGACATGGCTGCGGCCAGCGTCCATGTGATGAACCTCGATCGCGTCACCTACGATGCCCACACCTCGCCAATGCTCTCGCACATCAACGTCGGTACCGGTGTCGATTGCACCATCCGCGAACTCGCGCAAACCCTTGTACGGGTGACCGAGTACACCGGACGGCTGAGTTTCGACAGCAGCAAACCGGATGGCACACCCCGCAAACTGATGGATGTTTCACGCCTGACGTCGCTGGGCTGGGCTGCACGCATCAGCCTCGAGGACGGCTTGCGCGATGCCTATCAATGGTTCGTGGACAACCAGCAACACGCCCGAGGCTGA
- the gmd gene encoding GDP-mannose 4,6-dehydratase, with product MDKKRALITGITGQDGSYLAELLLEKGYEVHGIKRRASSFNTQRVDHIYQDRHQENANFVLHYGDLSDSSNLTRLMQQIQPDEVYNLGAQSHVAVSFEAPEYTADVDAMGTLRLLEAIRLLGLEKKTRFYQASTSELYGLVQETPQKETTPFYPRSPYAVAKLYAYWMTVNYREAYGMYACNGILFNHESPRRGETFVTRKITRGMANMAQGLEPCLYMGNMDSLRDWGHAKDYVRMQWMMLQQEQPDDFVIATGVQYSVREFIGWAAAGLGITLRFEGTGIDEQAIVERIDGDMAPALKVGDTLVRVDPRYFRPAEVESLLGDPSKAKRLLGWVPEVTAQEMCAEMVREDLKIAQRHALLKLHGHEMLVSVE from the coding sequence ATGGACAAAAAACGCGCGTTGATCACCGGCATCACAGGTCAGGACGGTTCCTACCTGGCGGAGCTGCTGCTGGAAAAAGGTTATGAAGTTCACGGGATCAAACGCCGTGCCTCGTCGTTCAATACTCAACGCGTGGACCACATCTATCAGGATCGCCACCAGGAGAATGCCAATTTCGTTCTCCACTACGGTGACTTGTCGGACTCCTCCAACCTCACCCGCCTGATGCAACAGATCCAGCCGGACGAGGTGTACAACCTGGGTGCCCAGTCCCACGTTGCCGTGAGTTTCGAGGCGCCTGAATACACGGCGGACGTCGATGCCATGGGGACATTGCGTCTGCTCGAAGCCATTCGCCTGCTGGGCCTGGAGAAAAAAACGCGCTTCTACCAGGCGTCCACCTCTGAGCTCTACGGCTTGGTGCAGGAAACCCCGCAAAAAGAAACCACGCCCTTCTACCCCCGCTCGCCCTATGCAGTGGCCAAGCTCTATGCCTACTGGATGACCGTCAACTACCGCGAAGCCTACGGGATGTACGCGTGCAACGGCATTCTGTTCAACCATGAATCTCCGCGCCGTGGGGAAACCTTCGTGACGCGCAAGATCACTCGCGGCATGGCCAACATGGCCCAGGGGCTGGAGCCGTGCCTGTACATGGGCAACATGGATTCGCTGCGCGATTGGGGCCACGCCAAGGATTACGTGCGCATGCAGTGGATGATGCTGCAACAGGAGCAGCCGGACGACTTCGTGATTGCCACCGGCGTGCAGTACTCCGTCCGCGAATTCATCGGCTGGGCCGCTGCCGGGTTGGGCATTACCCTGCGTTTCGAAGGCACGGGCATCGATGAGCAAGCCATCGTCGAACGCATAGACGGCGACATGGCGCCGGCCCTGAAGGTCGGCGATACACTGGTGCGCGTCGATCCGCGTTATTTCCGCCCGGCCGAGGTCGAAAGCCTGCTGGGCGATCCGAGCAAGGCCAAGCGCCTGCTGGGTTGGGTGCCGGAAGTCACCGCGCAGGAGATGTGCGCGGAGATGGTCCGCGAGGATCTCAAGATCGCCCAACGCCACGCACTGCTCAAGCTGCATGGTCACGAGATGCTGGTGTCCGTCGAATAA
- a CDS encoding polysaccharide biosynthesis/export family protein, with the protein MIIRTLHSVCVAALLLLAQNASAEGNAEYKLGSGDVISVNVFGEPDLSVKQLRLTDAGTFSYPFIGEVQARGHTAAEIEQLLVSKLKGDYLVNPRVSVSVLEYRSFYISGEVKTPGGYPFQPGLTLRRAVALAGGFTERASENKITIVRDASPEKGKEKANLDAVIKPGDTITVAEGFF; encoded by the coding sequence ATGATTATTCGCACCCTGCACAGTGTTTGCGTCGCCGCACTGCTCCTTCTTGCTCAAAACGCGAGCGCTGAAGGCAACGCCGAGTACAAGTTAGGCTCTGGCGATGTCATCAGCGTCAATGTCTTCGGCGAGCCCGACCTCAGTGTTAAACAACTGCGCCTGACCGATGCCGGGACATTTTCGTATCCCTTCATTGGCGAGGTTCAGGCGCGTGGACACACCGCAGCCGAAATCGAACAGTTGCTGGTCAGCAAGCTCAAGGGTGATTACCTGGTCAACCCGCGTGTCTCCGTCAGCGTGCTCGAATACCGCTCGTTCTATATCAGCGGCGAGGTCAAGACGCCGGGCGGGTACCCCTTCCAGCCAGGTCTGACGCTGCGCCGTGCCGTCGCACTGGCCGGTGGATTCACCGAACGAGCATCGGAAAACAAGATCACCATCGTGCGCGACGCCAGTCCGGAAAAAGGCAAGGAAAAAGCCAATCTGGATGCGGTGATCAAACCAGGCGACACCATCACTGTTGCTGAAGGCTTCTTTTAA
- a CDS encoding DUF6555 family protein, whose product MNSAKLFVIDYTLHGAPKSFVIRAANMDNAEAWHWASCDAGVGRIGKFGRDQVKKTSKPIAEKFGIEEVHWRQA is encoded by the coding sequence ATGAACAGCGCAAAACTCTTCGTCATCGACTACACCCTCCACGGGGCGCCGAAATCATTCGTGATCCGCGCCGCAAACATGGACAACGCCGAAGCCTGGCATTGGGCGAGTTGTGACGCAGGCGTGGGCCGAATAGGCAAATTCGGCCGCGACCAGGTCAAGAAGACCAGCAAGCCGATCGCCGAGAAGTTCGGTATCGAAGAGGTGCACTGGCGCCAGGCCTGA
- a CDS encoding outer membrane beta-barrel protein, with protein sequence MKAKNNARSLIPLSALLCANAWATDPQSIKIAEGLSFTPTLEVSERYDDNFREVNTHTESSWITRISPTFALGAETEKMAYRVAYKADSDIFEESTKDNNTDHYLDADARFNFDSRNRLKLSAGYQKIEETATMDQRIENDKYTVSHAGGTYTYGANSARGQIELGGDYAQLRFQNGMHLNDDKERDTTALVSTFYYRLSPRTRALVEGRYTDYDYVSNTRLNSEKLALLGGAEWEATAKTSGSIKIGAERKTYDTSGINSASGSLWEVGAKWKPRTYSTFDIKTRQALIEGDDGASSIKQTSGSLGWEHYWATRFSTEISYQRVEEEYQDITRNDRINSYGVGFKYKMRRWMDVSMNYRHAKDDSTEAEQSYTRNIYMLSFAFSL encoded by the coding sequence ATGAAAGCAAAGAACAACGCACGTTCGCTGATTCCACTGTCTGCGCTGCTGTGCGCCAATGCCTGGGCAACTGATCCGCAGAGCATCAAGATCGCCGAAGGACTCAGCTTCACACCGACACTCGAAGTCAGTGAACGCTACGACGACAACTTCCGCGAGGTCAACACTCACACCGAATCCTCTTGGATCACCCGTATCTCGCCGACCTTCGCCTTGGGGGCCGAGACCGAAAAGATGGCCTACCGTGTCGCGTATAAAGCCGACAGCGACATCTTCGAAGAGAGCACCAAGGACAACAACACCGACCACTATCTGGACGCCGATGCACGCTTCAATTTCGATTCTCGCAATCGCCTGAAGCTCAGCGCCGGCTACCAGAAAATCGAAGAAACCGCGACGATGGATCAGCGGATCGAGAACGATAAATATACCGTCAGCCACGCAGGCGGCACCTATACCTACGGTGCCAACAGCGCCCGCGGTCAGATTGAACTGGGCGGCGACTATGCCCAGTTGCGCTTCCAGAACGGCATGCACCTCAACGATGACAAAGAACGCGACACGACTGCTCTGGTCAGCACTTTCTATTATCGCTTGAGCCCCCGCACGCGTGCGCTGGTCGAGGGTCGCTACACCGACTACGACTATGTTTCCAATACCCGCCTCAACAGCGAAAAGCTCGCTCTGCTCGGTGGCGCGGAGTGGGAAGCCACGGCCAAGACCAGCGGCAGCATCAAGATCGGTGCCGAGCGCAAAACCTATGACACTTCGGGCATCAACAGCGCATCAGGCTCGTTGTGGGAAGTGGGCGCCAAATGGAAGCCGCGCACCTATTCGACATTCGATATCAAAACCCGCCAGGCGCTGATCGAAGGCGACGACGGCGCCAGCTCGATCAAGCAAACCAGCGGCTCGCTAGGCTGGGAACATTACTGGGCGACGCGCTTCAGTACCGAGATCAGCTATCAGCGCGTGGAAGAGGAATACCAGGACATCACCCGTAACGACAGAATCAACAGTTATGGTGTTGGGTTCAAATACAAAATGCGTCGCTGGATGGACGTGTCGATGAACTACCGTCATGCCAAGGATGACTCCACCGAGGCCGAACAGAGCTACACCCGCAACATCTACATGCTGAGCTTCGCGTTCAGTCTGTAA
- a CDS encoding glycoside hydrolase family 5 protein: protein MNLSLPRATCESEWRARGSDSNDKQAKDSAMNKVRTTVLAAALMAASAYTLAANQVSMVQVNLAGAEFAGGTLPGRPNYDYMFPTTTSLNAWKANGITVVRVPVLWERLQPVLNQPLDSVYAKLIDKTLSMANDRGMTVILDIHNYGTYRTKLIGSTDVTLSQYANLMWRVADRWKGNPGLNGYDIMNEPHDAFDAGWPAAAQAGINGIRRFDTVKPIYIEGRSWSSADRWATVNGPLLTLRDPSNNLIFSAHLYFDADASGTYKTGPGDNFDLDIGVKRATAFVEWLKRNNRRGHIGESGIPGNDPRWTQAMDRLLTYLQKHCVPLTYWAAGPLWGDYPLSIEPRAGVVKAQWTVLSKYVQTQSCP, encoded by the coding sequence TTGAACCTGTCATTGCCTCGCGCCACTTGCGAGAGCGAGTGGCGCGCGCGAGGAAGTGACTCCAACGACAAGCAGGCAAAGGACAGTGCGATGAATAAAGTGCGAACGACAGTACTGGCTGCAGCGTTGATGGCCGCGAGCGCCTATACACTGGCGGCAAATCAGGTCTCGATGGTTCAGGTCAATCTCGCAGGCGCAGAGTTTGCCGGTGGCACCCTGCCCGGCCGGCCGAACTACGACTACATGTTCCCAACCACTACGTCGCTTAATGCCTGGAAAGCCAACGGCATAACAGTCGTGCGCGTCCCAGTGCTCTGGGAGCGACTGCAACCGGTGTTGAATCAGCCGTTGGATTCGGTGTACGCCAAACTGATCGACAAGACACTGAGTATGGCCAATGACCGCGGCATGACCGTCATTCTGGATATCCATAACTACGGCACCTACCGCACCAAATTGATCGGCTCCACCGATGTCACCCTGAGCCAGTACGCGAACCTCATGTGGCGTGTCGCCGACCGCTGGAAAGGCAATCCCGGGCTCAACGGCTACGACATCATGAATGAGCCGCACGACGCATTCGATGCCGGCTGGCCCGCCGCCGCGCAAGCCGGTATCAACGGCATCCGCCGTTTCGACACTGTCAAGCCGATCTATATCGAGGGGCGCTCCTGGTCAAGCGCCGACCGCTGGGCGACGGTCAATGGCCCGCTACTGACGCTTCGCGACCCGTCCAACAATTTGATTTTTTCCGCGCATCTTTATTTTGACGCAGATGCCAGCGGCACTTACAAAACCGGCCCCGGCGACAACTTCGACCTCGATATCGGCGTCAAGCGCGCTACGGCGTTCGTTGAGTGGCTCAAACGCAACAATCGACGCGGGCATATCGGCGAGTCCGGCATACCTGGCAACGATCCACGCTGGACACAGGCAATGGATCGCCTGCTTACCTACTTGCAGAAACACTGCGTGCCGCTGACGTATTGGGCAGCGGGCCCGCTTTGGGGCGACTACCCCCTTTCCATCGAGCCGCGAGCCGGTGTGGTCAAAGCGCAATGGACCGTACTGAGCAAATACGTACAGACACAAAGTTGCCCATGA
- the egtB gene encoding ergothioneine biosynthesis protein EgtB, giving the protein MNQTAHSVKSLPAHNDAAQRYQSVRRYTEQLIAPLSAEDLVVQSMPDASPGKWHLAHTTWFFETFLLQPNLADYRPFDAHFAYLFNSYYEAVGPRQPRPQRGMMTRPTLDQVLAYRTYVDLHMQDLLQTTLNKEAHELFDLGLAHEQQHQELLLMDTLHLFSLSSLKPAYDSLWPRDKPGRKGKWRALDGGLQAIGHQGEGFSFDNESPRHKVWLEPFEISDRLVTNGQWLAFIEAGGYQQAGWWLSEGWTTVQAEDWQAPFYWYRQDDAWYEFSLRGLHPLDPNAPVTHVSYFEAAAYAHWAEARLPTEAEWEVAAHAGLLEQLDDVGWQWTQSAYSAYPGFRPAASAVGEYNGKFMINQMVLRGGASVTSPDHARPAYRNFFAANQRWMFSAVRLARDTRPALCNGPETEGQDEERKAFAADVIVGLSAPQKSLSPKYFYDTLGSQLFEDICEAPEYYPTRAEAALLTRVAPQMAALIPDDAALIEFGSGASEKTRLLLDATPQLGVYVPIDICPNALQRACEQLRSAYPNLQIAPQVDDFTKVMHLPEATRDRARVGFFPGSTLGNFTHAQAVDFLRATHHLLGRDARFIIGVDMVKDSAILEAAYDDAGQVTARFNKNLLTRMNRELDADFDLATFAHKALWNAELARIEMHLVSQRDQIVHAAGQAFAFKAGESLHTENSHKFTVQSFTALAAQAGWKVSHQWLSDDPQVALFCLA; this is encoded by the coding sequence ATGAACCAGACCGCCCACAGCGTAAAATCCCTGCCCGCCCACAACGATGCCGCTCAGCGTTATCAGAGCGTGCGCCGCTACACCGAACAGTTGATCGCGCCGCTGAGCGCTGAGGACCTGGTCGTGCAATCCATGCCCGACGCCAGCCCCGGCAAATGGCACCTGGCGCACACCACCTGGTTTTTCGAAACCTTCCTGCTGCAGCCCAACCTCGCCGACTATCGCCCGTTCGATGCGCACTTCGCCTACCTGTTCAACTCCTACTACGAGGCCGTTGGCCCCCGCCAGCCGCGCCCGCAGCGGGGCATGATGACGCGGCCGACGCTCGACCAGGTGCTGGCCTATCGAACCTACGTCGACCTGCACATGCAGGACTTGCTGCAAACCACGCTCAATAAGGAAGCCCACGAACTGTTCGACCTGGGCCTGGCACATGAACAGCAGCATCAAGAGTTGCTGCTGATGGACACCCTTCATCTGTTCAGCCTGTCGTCGCTCAAGCCTGCCTACGACTCCCTATGGCCGCGCGACAAACCTGGACGCAAGGGTAAATGGCGCGCGCTGGACGGCGGCTTGCAGGCTATAGGTCATCAAGGCGAAGGCTTCTCGTTCGACAACGAAAGCCCGCGACACAAGGTCTGGCTGGAACCGTTCGAGATCAGTGATCGGCTGGTCACCAACGGTCAATGGCTGGCGTTTATCGAAGCCGGCGGCTACCAGCAAGCCGGGTGGTGGCTCTCAGAGGGGTGGACGACGGTCCAGGCCGAGGATTGGCAGGCGCCCTTCTATTGGTATCGGCAAGACGACGCTTGGTACGAGTTCAGCTTGCGTGGCTTGCACCCGCTGGACCCGAATGCACCGGTGACCCATGTCAGCTATTTCGAGGCCGCCGCCTATGCCCACTGGGCCGAGGCACGCCTGCCCACTGAAGCCGAATGGGAAGTCGCCGCCCACGCCGGGCTATTGGAACAACTTGACGATGTCGGCTGGCAGTGGACCCAGAGCGCCTACAGCGCCTACCCCGGGTTTCGCCCTGCGGCCAGCGCTGTGGGTGAATACAACGGCAAGTTCATGATCAACCAGATGGTTCTGCGCGGTGGCGCCAGCGTCACCAGCCCCGACCACGCCCGCCCGGCCTATCGAAACTTCTTCGCCGCCAACCAGCGCTGGATGTTCAGCGCCGTGCGGCTGGCCAGGGATACCCGCCCTGCCCTGTGCAACGGGCCGGAAACCGAAGGTCAGGACGAGGAACGCAAAGCCTTCGCCGCTGATGTGATCGTCGGGCTGTCGGCACCGCAGAAAAGCCTGTCGCCCAAGTACTTCTACGACACCCTCGGCTCGCAACTCTTCGAGGACATCTGCGAGGCGCCGGAATACTACCCGACCCGTGCCGAGGCGGCGCTGTTGACCCGCGTCGCGCCGCAAATGGCCGCGTTGATCCCGGATGACGCCGCGCTGATCGAGTTTGGCAGCGGCGCCAGCGAGAAGACCCGCCTGCTGCTGGATGCCACCCCGCAGCTGGGCGTCTATGTGCCGATCGATATCTGCCCCAACGCGCTGCAGCGGGCTTGCGAGCAACTGCGCAGCGCCTATCCGAATCTGCAGATTGCCCCTCAGGTGGACGACTTCACCAAGGTCATGCACTTGCCAGAGGCGACTCGCGACCGGGCTCGAGTGGGCTTCTTCCCTGGCTCGACCCTGGGCAACTTCACCCATGCCCAGGCCGTGGACTTCCTGCGCGCGACCCATCATCTACTGGGTCGCGACGCGCGCTTCATCATTGGGGTCGACATGGTCAAGGACAGCGCCATCCTCGAAGCCGCCTATGACGACGCGGGCCAAGTGACAGCGCGCTTCAACAAGAACCTGCTGACCCGCATGAACCGCGAGCTGGACGCCGACTTCGATCTGGCCACCTTCGCTCACAAGGCGCTGTGGAATGCCGAGCTGGCGCGTATCGAGATGCACCTGGTCAGCCAGCGTGACCAGATCGTCCACGCGGCAGGGCAAGCCTTCGCCTTCAAGGCCGGCGAGTCGCTGCACACCGAGAACTCGCACAAGTTCACGGTGCAGTCCTTCACTGCCCTGGCCGCCCAGGCGGGCTGGAAAGTCAGCCATCAATGGCTGAGCGACGACCCGCAAGTGGCGCTGTTCTGCCTCGCCTAG
- a CDS encoding mechanosensitive ion channel family protein, with amino-acid sequence MDHLLPERWLDKLPMPWLATLAAALVAVIVILLIRWVGLVVLRRLSKPFLLAQQLLHNAEQPSLWLMPLLALQSVWTSADDDLLLIKSVRHVNGLLVTAAVIWLALRFVRAVAHTIALRNPLEVEDNLNARRIQTQVRVLVRCLNVLVILFGSGLILMSFPAVQQIGTSLLASAGLAGLAAGFAAKPVLGNLIAGLQIAISQPIRLDDVVIVEGEWGRIEEITGSYVVVKIWDERRLVVPLTYFIEKPFQNWTRASANIIGSVFLWVDYSMPLEALREEAKRACDEIPHLWDGRVFVLQVTDTSEKTMQIRILLSSLDSSRNFDARCHVRERLIAFINHQYPECLPQLRAEMSTKTARPNPQEPDITHEIERQPPV; translated from the coding sequence ATGGATCACTTGCTGCCCGAACGCTGGCTCGACAAACTGCCCATGCCCTGGCTGGCGACCCTCGCCGCCGCACTCGTTGCCGTTATCGTCATCCTCCTCATCCGCTGGGTCGGCCTGGTCGTGCTGCGCCGCCTTTCCAAACCCTTCCTGCTCGCCCAACAATTGCTGCACAACGCCGAGCAACCTTCTCTGTGGCTGATGCCGCTGCTGGCACTGCAATCGGTGTGGACGTCCGCCGACGACGATCTGCTGCTGATCAAGAGCGTGCGTCACGTCAACGGCTTGCTGGTCACTGCCGCAGTGATCTGGCTGGCGCTGCGCTTCGTACGCGCGGTCGCCCACACCATCGCCCTGCGCAACCCCCTGGAGGTCGAGGACAACCTCAACGCCCGGCGCATTCAGACCCAGGTGCGGGTGCTGGTGCGCTGCCTGAACGTGCTGGTCATCCTGTTCGGCAGTGGCCTGATCCTCATGAGCTTCCCGGCCGTGCAGCAGATCGGCACCAGCCTGCTCGCCTCCGCAGGCCTGGCCGGGCTGGCCGCCGGTTTCGCCGCCAAGCCGGTGTTGGGCAACCTGATCGCCGGGCTGCAGATCGCCATCAGCCAACCCATCCGCCTCGATGACGTAGTCATCGTCGAAGGCGAATGGGGGCGCATCGAAGAAATCACCGGCAGCTACGTGGTGGTCAAGATCTGGGACGAAAGGCGCCTGGTGGTGCCCCTCACCTACTTTATCGAAAAGCCGTTCCAGAACTGGACGCGCGCCAGCGCCAATATCATTGGCTCGGTATTTCTCTGGGTCGACTATTCCATGCCGCTCGAAGCCCTGCGTGAAGAAGCCAAGCGCGCCTGTGACGAGATACCTCATCTGTGGGACGGGCGCGTTTTCGTACTGCAGGTCACCGACACCAGCGAGAAAACCATGCAGATACGCATCCTCCTCAGCTCGCTGGACTCCTCCAGGAACTTCGATGCGCGCTGTCACGTGCGCGAGCGTCTGATCGCCTTCATCAATCATCAATATCCCGAATGCCTGCCGCAGCTTCGTGCCGAAATGTCGACAAAAACGGCGCGGCCGAACCCGCAAGAGCCTGATATCACTCATGAGATCGAACGTCAGCCACCGGTGTGA
- a CDS encoding polysaccharide biosynthesis tyrosine autokinase yields the protein MELLKLWRSIWHRKAAILGFTGVVTVAALVASFAMTPVYRAQVSMMIDEKGAKPISFDNTIAADSTTSQYMETQFELLKSRSLAERVVQELNLTHSPQFDARQKSSFAMTLGHWLTAAGLERFVPASVMLKLKGGPELNDEQRLAATTRAFMDQISLEPQGKSQLAKLQVDLNDPQMAAAAANALAKGFIETQLKTSIGSSETATNWMNGRLGELGDKLKQSEARLQAYRESENLVDVKGVGTISATELSMTSERMIDARRARAEAQSQYRQVQAMGKGGWEQLASVPAVLADPVVQQFKAQQAKAQAKVDELSSRYGARHPAMDAARSELNAASASLKAQVEQVAAGIERTYQLAAANEGSLQASVNTNKSQIQDISRKEFKLQELQREVDSNRSLYDTFVTRIKETTATADINSSNTRIVDAAMAPSDPIKPRKSLIVAFAILMGLVIGAAVALLIDALNNTFQSVEQVEEHLNIPVVGILPLVGRRDRKQLAKMFNHGRYTRFNESIRTIRTNVMLSGYEKPQQVIVITSSVPGEGKTTVSINLAQALGQMEKVLLIDADLRRPALAKALGLPTNAPGLSNLINGTETFEKCVTTIDSIDVICAGSATDRPLELLSSPRFAQALEALKGRYTRIIIDTSPTQAVSDSKVLATLAQSVLYVVKSASTSISLAEKGVGQLLQHRAPVRGIVINQVDIGKASKFGNRFDGYYDYHGYSQTPSHSAT from the coding sequence ATGGAGCTGTTGAAGCTCTGGCGCAGTATCTGGCACCGCAAGGCGGCGATTCTAGGCTTTACGGGCGTCGTGACAGTCGCTGCACTGGTCGCATCGTTCGCGATGACGCCGGTGTATCGCGCGCAAGTGTCGATGATGATCGACGAAAAAGGCGCCAAGCCGATTTCATTCGACAACACCATTGCCGCAGACAGCACCACCAGCCAGTACATGGAAACCCAGTTCGAGCTGCTGAAATCCCGTTCGCTGGCCGAACGTGTGGTTCAGGAGCTGAACCTGACCCACAGCCCGCAATTCGACGCCCGGCAAAAATCCTCTTTCGCGATGACCCTGGGCCATTGGCTGACCGCAGCCGGCCTGGAGCGCTTCGTGCCGGCCTCCGTAATGCTGAAACTCAAGGGCGGCCCAGAACTCAACGATGAGCAACGCCTGGCCGCGACCACTCGCGCGTTCATGGACCAGATCAGCCTCGAGCCACAGGGCAAAAGCCAGCTTGCCAAGCTGCAGGTCGATCTCAACGACCCACAGATGGCCGCCGCGGCCGCCAACGCCCTGGCCAAGGGTTTTATCGAGACCCAACTGAAAACCAGTATTGGCTCCTCGGAAACCGCCACGAACTGGATGAACGGCCGACTTGGCGAGCTGGGTGACAAACTCAAGCAATCTGAAGCGCGGCTGCAGGCCTATCGCGAATCGGAAAACCTGGTTGACGTCAAAGGCGTAGGCACCATCAGCGCCACTGAACTGTCGATGACCAGCGAACGCATGATCGACGCGCGCCGTGCCCGCGCCGAAGCGCAAAGCCAATACCGTCAAGTGCAGGCGATGGGCAAAGGTGGCTGGGAACAGCTGGCCAGCGTACCTGCCGTACTGGCAGATCCGGTGGTCCAGCAATTCAAGGCCCAACAGGCCAAAGCCCAGGCCAAGGTCGATGAACTGTCCAGCCGCTACGGTGCTCGTCACCCAGCCATGGACGCCGCACGCTCCGAGCTGAACGCAGCGTCGGCCAGCCTCAAGGCCCAGGTCGAACAAGTCGCCGCCGGCATCGAACGCACGTATCAACTGGCCGCTGCCAACGAAGGCTCGCTGCAAGCGTCGGTAAATACCAACAAGTCGCAGATCCAGGACATTTCCCGCAAGGAATTCAAGCTTCAGGAACTGCAACGCGAAGTCGACAGCAACCGCTCTCTTTACGACACGTTCGTGACTCGCATCAAGGAAACGACCGCGACTGCCGACATCAACAGCAGCAATACGCGCATCGTCGATGCCGCCATGGCGCCGTCCGATCCCATCAAGCCGCGCAAGTCGCTGATCGTTGCGTTCGCCATTCTCATGGGCTTGGTCATTGGCGCGGCCGTCGCGTTGCTGATCGACGCGTTGAACAACACATTCCAAAGCGTCGAACAGGTCGAAGAGCACCTGAATATTCCTGTAGTCGGTATTCTGCCGCTGGTGGGTCGTCGTGATCGCAAGCAGCTGGCGAAGATGTTCAATCACGGTCGCTACACCCGCTTCAACGAATCGATCCGGACTATCCGTACCAATGTCATGTTGAGCGGCTACGAAAAGCCACAGCAAGTCATCGTGATCACTTCATCGGTACCGGGCGAAGGCAAGACCACCGTCTCCATCAACCTTGCACAAGCGTTGGGTCAGATGGAGAAAGTCCTGCTCATCGACGCCGACTTGCGCCGCCCTGCCCTGGCCAAGGCCTTGGGTCTGCCGACCAACGCGCCAGGGCTGTCCAACTTGATCAATGGCACCGAGACGTTCGAAAAATGCGTGACCACCATCGACAGTATCGATGTGATCTGCGCCGGCTCCGCGACTGATCGGCCGCTGGAGCTGCTGTCCTCGCCACGCTTCGCGCAAGCGCTCGAAGCGCTCAAGGGACGCTACACCCGAATCATCATCGATACCTCGCCAACCCAGGCGGTCAGCGACTCCAAAGTGCTGGCAACGCTGGCGCAGTCGGTGCTCTATGTCGTCAAGTCGGCGTCGACTTCCATCTCGCTCGCCGAGAAAGGCGTCGGCCAATTGCTGCAGCACCGTGCTCCGGTGCGCGGCATCGTGATCAACCAGGTGGATATCGGCAAAGCCAGCAAGTTTGGCAACCGCTTCGACGGGTATTACGACTATCACGGTTACAGCCAGACGCCCTCCCATTCTGCGACATGA